The following are encoded together in the Rhizoctonia solani chromosome 10, complete sequence genome:
- a CDS encoding Retrotransposable element Tf2 protein, translating to MATRSRTASQAQSPFDQGYLEPALPPTTSVEFGKVSLEQVTRLLLGLLGQIERLEQEIAEIKEAGIETRTNVENISQTVNVVKDGLRSLQTHGPRTPKGLQTKAVEETPRPLPKTEPVGLATAPPQVPSPPPSLRLQSPIGTSAPPPPAPVAAYPAPVKVDHPDAYTGKIGSEAKQWLTRMLAWTRLNSQMFPTNQEVLSFLLMNMKDTAGAWAHPHLNQLGSHRAIIQTVKGFKLEFLAAFGDPDATRAAKRKITTLTQSGTCTDYITNRQIATRKHQPRTLLELQNAALVINNALRKERASHPPRDNKSSKSSNPARGTSTGQSTTGLKKLSDDPNFVSEEERNCRRAAGACIKCGKMGHKFAECRTGWKATPIEEKGKAKETAKIGKDSKYQLGKDNNRISPLFTISIKPEKQAEHLEVLIDSGATLSFLHPRTAEALRLPLIDLPTPRTVTMLDGSSPQAGKIWKKASLTFTFDGKKMTETFLICNTGNHSAILGLKWLDAHNPEIDWNLRTLSFPHTPPEHVAIAKEEEADKKPLEGVPSKYHQYAKVFGEEEFNKLPPHRHCDIGIELTKEGPLNLPLYSMTDAESATLKDWLRDKLKAGKIRPSKSPISSPVMFVPKKDAPPPPPAGTSAATSTNPPPAPTSSNSDLKFAKPNKFGGKKEDALNFIIACQAYIRAKGANRSHKEKILWVTSYFEGAAEDWVCPYKERKVFRGEAVPLLEDIGIFWAEFTKHYVDTNCDEKYRQKWNNLRQKALVQEYTREFQQYSVSLGYSNETLRDKYYDGLKNEIKDIMLSTMFQWRRATAQQVYDKAEEIANHIESTRLSNPSVSTVCATPTVVPTSTSNPTPARTCLNVGDNVYMIDPTTRRAKKGAITSIVCTTSGNMPNIRWNGETKDTMIPFPSLKKDECPAAATPVKTIIAPTPVLASNSKGPGPMDLDGRGFSSLTCHVCGGKGHFARNCPSKPMSGHVANVEWSWERPKEENRIKVVSDKEESGKGKAKAD from the exons ATGGCTACCCGCTCCAGGACAGCCTCTCAAGCCCAATCCCCCTTTGATCAAGGATACCTGGAACCCGCACTTCCGCCAACCACCTCTGTTGAATTTGGCAAGGTATCCCTTGAACAAGTCACAcggctcctccttggcctccttggccaaattGAACGCCTTGAGCAAGAAATTGCCGAGATCAAGGAAGCCGGAATCGAGACCCGGACAAATGTTGAGAACATCTCCCAAActgtcaatgttgtcaaggatgggctcaGGTCCCTACAAACCCATGGTCCCCGCACACCCAAAGGACTCCAAACCAAGGctgtggaagaaacgccacgccccctaccaAAAACCGAGCCTGTTGGATTGGCTA cTGCTCCCCCGCAAGtaccatctccccctccatctctgcgtctccaatccccgatTGGGACATccgcccctccacctccggctccagttgccgccTATCCCGCTCcagtcaaggttgaccaccccgacgcctacacaggcaaaatagggagcgaAGCAAAGCAGTGGCTAACTCGTATGTTAGCCTGGACCCGTCTCAACTCCCAAATGTTCCCCACCAATCAAGAGGTATTatccttcctcttgatgaatatgaaggacactgctggggcctgggcccaccctcacctcAACCAGCTAGGCTCGCACCGGGCCATTATTCAGACGGTCAAAGGTTTCAAACTGGAGTTTTTGGCGGCATTTGgtgaccctgacgccacaagggctgccaagcggaagatcaccactctcacccagtccggcacatgcacggactacatcacaaa ccgccagaTTGCCACCCGCAAGCACCAACCCCGCACCCTCCtcgagctgcaaaacgcagcacttgtcatcaacaacgctctccgcaaagagcgcgctagccacccaccaagggataataagtctagcaaatcatccaaccccgcaagggggacaagtaccggtCAATCAACTACCGGTTTGAAGAAGCTCTCCgatgaccccaactttgtatcGGAGGAGGAACGCAattgccgccgcgccgcaggcgcctgtATCAAATGCGGTAAAATGGGTCATAAGTTTGCAGAgtgccgcacgggctggaaggccacccctATCGAGGAAAaggggaaggccaaggaaaccgccaagattggcaaagactccaagtaccagttgggaaaaga taacaatagaatttCCCCCCTGTTCACAATCTCGattaaaccagagaaacaagcggaacacttagaagtcctgatagactcaggcgccacattgtCATTCCTTCACCCCCGTACCGCTGAGGCATTACGCCTACCTCTCATAGACCTCCCAACTCCCcgcaccgttactatgctcgatgggtcaagcccccaggctggcaaaatctggaaaaaggcgtCACTAACCTTtacctttgatggcaagaagatGACGGAAACATTCCTCATATGTAACACTGGAAACCACTCAGCCATCTTAGGCCTaaaatggttggacgcccATAACCCGGAAATAGATTGGAACTTGCGCACCCTCTCATTCCCTCACACGCCCCCAGAACACgtagccattgccaaagaggaggaagctgacaagaaaccccttgaaggagtaccctccaagtaccaccaatacgctaaggtatttggagaagaagaattcaataagctcccACCTCACAGGCACTGCGACATTGGAATTGAACTCACCAAGGAAGGCCCCCTTAATTTGCCTCTCTATAGTATGACCGACGCTGAGTCCGCCacgctcaaggactggcttagggacaaactcaaggcggGCAAAATACGTCCTAGCAAATCTCCCATCAGCTCCCCCGTGATGTTTGTCCCTAAAAAAGATG ctcctccacctccacctgctggTACTAGcgcagccacctccaccaatcccCCACCTGCCCCTACATCTTCTAATTCAGATCTGAAGTTtgccaagcccaacaagTTTGGTGGTAAAAAGGAAGACGCCCTCAACTTTATTATTGCCTGTCAGGCAtatataagggcaaaaggAGCTAATAGATCCCACAAAGAGAAAATATTGTGGGTAACGTCATATTTTGAAGGTGCAGCAGAAGATTGGGTTTGCCCCTATAAAGAAAGGAAGGTTTTCAGGGGAGAAGCGGTCCCATTATTGGAGGATATTGGCATATTCTGGGCAGAGTTCACTAAGCATTATGTGGACACTAATTGCGATGAGAAGTACCGTCAAAAATGGAATAACTTGCGGCAGAAGGCATTGGTTCAGGAATATACCCGGGAATTCCAACAATACTCCGTGTCCCTGGGTTACAGCAATGAGACACTGCGCGACAAGTACTATGACGGTCTAAAAAATGAAATCAAGGATATTATGCTATCcactatgttccaatggcgtcgCGCTACAGCCCAACAGGTTTATGACAAGGCAGAGGAAATTGCTAACCATATTGAATCTACACGTCTATCCAACCCCTCTGTCTCCACTGTTTGTGCCACTCCTACTGTtgtccccacttccacttccaACCCCACTCCCGCTCGCACTTGTCTCAACGTTGGGGACAATGTCTACATGATTGATCCCACTACTcgccgcgccaagaaaggcgccaTCACCTCAATTGTATGCACAACTTCTGGCAATATGCCCAACATCAGGTGGAATGGGGAAACCAAGGACACAatgatcccattcccatcCCTCAAAAAAGATGAATGCCCTGCTGCCGCTACGCCTGTTAAAACCATCATTGCGCCTACTCCTGTTCTAGCCTCAAACTCTAAAGGTCCAGGccccatggatcttgatggaagaggATTTTCAAGCCTTACATGCCATGTATGCGGCGGAAAAGGTCATTTTGCGCGCAATTGTCCCtctaagcccatgtctggacatgtggctaacgttgaatggtcttgggaaaggcctaaagaGGAAAATCGGATCAAAGTTGTCTCTGACAAGGAGGAGtcaggaaaaggaaaagccaaggccgattaa